In Melitaea cinxia chromosome 4, ilMelCinx1.1, whole genome shotgun sequence, a single genomic region encodes these proteins:
- the LOC123670418 gene encoding putative nuclease HARBI1, whose amino-acid sequence MDRDYFIDDLRVKDEIYEVEDQMPMSRVKHYKICKNPLEELEETEFKLKYRFCKSTAIFIIDMVKDKLAGDARVGFIPPHLKIQDDAGDLGGMSQATISVMSKQVALTLVAHRAQWIKMLQSDAEQNKVIAGFYALCGFRQVIGATDCTHVRIPKVGGDVAQYYINRKGYISINVQVVSNANLGIMDIVAHWRDSTPRIFNECRLKQRFETRQQY is encoded by the exons ATGGATAGAgattattttattgatgattTGAGAGTGAAAGATGAAATATATGAGGTTGAAGACCAAATGCCAATGAGTCgtgtaaaacattataaaatatgtaagaatCCGCTGGAGGAACTTGAAGAAACCGAGTTCAAATTAAAGTACAGGTTCTGTAAATCCACTGCTATATTTATAATTGACATGGTAAAAGATAAACTAGCTGGTGATGCAAGGGTTGGATTTATACCACCCCATCTGAAA ATTCAAGATGATGCAGGGGACCTCGGTGGCATGAGCCAGGCAACAATATCAGTTATGAGTAAACAAGTTGCCTTGACACTAGTAGCACATAGGGCTCAATGGATTAAAATGCTACAATCTGATGCCGAGCAAAATAAGGTTATTGCTGGATTTTATGCATTGTGTGGTTTTCGACAAGTGATAGGGGCCACTGATTGCACACATGTAAGAATCCCAAAAGTTGGTGGAGATGTCgctcaatattatattaataggaAAGGATACATTTCTATAAATGTACAA GTTGTATCAAATGCAAACTTAGGAATCATGGACATAGTGGCACATTGGCGAGACAGTACCCCGAGGATTTTTAATGAATGCCGCTTAAAGCAAAGGTTTGAGACAAGACAACAATATTGA